From a single Ensifer adhaerens genomic region:
- a CDS encoding Acetyl esterase/lipase: MNTIRIGDSDGITLQADLYLPEGAGPFSLIVGISGGGWSRGNRGALKAWGEHLARAGFAFASVDYRRVADKPAFPANAEDIAVALRYFSEKGREHNIDPAKIGILGASAGAHLGALVTLSDEFECPKPKVFAGIYGVYDLFAHWQADRDANSVTADDKTQAMLGVAPFADPLLYHRASPLRQITYGRQLPVLLCWGHLDRDVDPEQSATFARALRQAGYPVTAIELPDAPHIWFSEESPEAANSFSARIAPALVRFFKRNLD, encoded by the coding sequence ATGAACACGATCAGGATCGGCGATAGCGACGGCATCACCTTGCAAGCCGATCTCTATCTGCCGGAAGGAGCGGGTCCTTTCTCGCTGATCGTGGGTATTTCCGGCGGCGGTTGGTCCCGGGGAAACCGGGGCGCGCTCAAGGCCTGGGGTGAGCATCTCGCACGCGCGGGCTTCGCCTTTGCCAGCGTCGATTATCGCCGCGTCGCCGATAAGCCCGCCTTCCCGGCCAATGCCGAAGACATCGCTGTGGCGCTGCGCTATTTTTCCGAGAAGGGCCGGGAGCACAACATCGATCCGGCAAAGATCGGCATCCTCGGCGCATCGGCCGGAGCTCATCTCGGTGCGTTAGTCACTCTCTCGGACGAGTTCGAATGCCCCAAGCCGAAAGTCTTCGCTGGAATCTACGGGGTCTACGATCTCTTTGCGCATTGGCAGGCAGATCGCGATGCCAACAGCGTCACAGCCGATGACAAGACGCAAGCCATGCTGGGCGTTGCGCCGTTTGCCGACCCTTTGCTGTATCACCGCGCTTCGCCGCTCCGCCAGATTACCTATGGTCGCCAGCTGCCCGTGCTGTTGTGCTGGGGGCATCTGGATCGCGACGTAGACCCTGAGCAGTCGGCGACATTTGCGCGCGCGCTGCGCCAGGCCGGCTATCCGGTCACTGCAATCGAGCTTCCGGATGCGCCGCATATCTGGTTTTCGGAAGAAAGCCCCGAAGCTGCGAACAGCTTTTCAGCGCGCATTGCGCCCGCGCTCGTTCGCTTTTTCAAACGAAATCTCGATTGA
- a CDS encoding amino acid/amide ABC transporter membrane protein 2, HAAT family (TC 3.A.1.4.-): MTTTNLTSIRIERWTKASVVAVSLCVAAIAALAIAPAVLGAGAVDRLTALFIYIVLAAMWNALAGYGGLVSIGQQLFFGLGAYFTIRIADLGVDPFIAMALGAIVTTVIAYPVGRFMLKLKGGEFAIGMWVLAELAHLLVNLDTLIQGETGTSLISLNAYDIGLRRNLIYWLALATMAGLLSALFFLLRSRTGAAIQAIRDSEEAAASLGVDAIRTKRLIFVIAAGGIAAAGALWLASAISFQPKTYFSVQWTAYMIFMVLVGGIGKFEGAILGAILFFLIETWFAAAGVWYLIGLGAVALIFSLVLPKGLWGYFADRTGLRLLPVGYVVRE, translated from the coding sequence ATGACCACGACCAACCTCACGTCTATCCGCATCGAACGCTGGACCAAGGCTTCCGTCGTTGCCGTCAGCCTTTGCGTCGCCGCCATCGCGGCGCTCGCCATTGCGCCGGCCGTGCTGGGGGCGGGGGCCGTTGACCGGCTGACCGCGCTCTTCATCTACATCGTGCTCGCCGCGATGTGGAATGCGCTGGCCGGCTATGGCGGCCTTGTTTCAATCGGCCAGCAGCTCTTCTTCGGGCTCGGCGCCTATTTCACCATCCGCATCGCCGATCTCGGCGTCGATCCGTTCATAGCCATGGCGCTCGGCGCCATCGTGACGACCGTCATCGCCTATCCGGTTGGCCGGTTCATGCTGAAGCTGAAGGGTGGCGAGTTTGCCATCGGCATGTGGGTTCTGGCGGAACTCGCCCATCTGCTGGTCAATCTCGACACGCTGATCCAGGGCGAAACCGGTACGTCGCTCATCTCGCTCAACGCCTATGACATCGGGCTCCGCCGCAACCTCATCTACTGGCTGGCGCTCGCCACAATGGCGGGACTTCTCTCGGCGCTCTTCTTTCTGCTGCGCAGCCGCACGGGTGCCGCCATCCAGGCGATCCGCGACAGCGAGGAGGCGGCCGCGTCGCTCGGTGTCGACGCCATCCGCACCAAGAGGCTGATCTTCGTGATCGCGGCCGGCGGCATTGCCGCGGCAGGTGCGCTGTGGCTCGCCTCGGCGATTTCCTTCCAGCCGAAGACCTATTTCTCGGTGCAGTGGACGGCCTACATGATCTTCATGGTGCTTGTCGGCGGGATCGGCAAGTTCGAGGGCGCGATCCTCGGCGCGATCCTGTTCTTCCTGATCGAGACATGGTTTGCCGCCGCCGGCGTCTGGTACCTGATCGGGCTTGGCGCGGTCGCGCTCATCTTCTCCCTCGTCCTGCCCAAGGGGCTCTGGGGTTATTTCGCGGACCGCACGGGGCTTCGGCTTCTGCCGGTCGGCTACGTCGTGCGCGAGTGA
- a CDS encoding Acyl-CoA reductase yields MNINLLIDGETKAAASGRTFERLDPVTGAVASTSAAAGIEDANAAVASAAVAFESWSKTGPGERRALLMKAADIMDSKAGAFIAAMIAETGATGGWAGFNVMLAAGIIREAAAMTTHIGGEIIPSNKPNTLAMGVYKPKGVCLGIAPWNAPVILGTRAVAMPVACGNTVVLKASELCPAVHRLIGECFNEAGLPKGVVNVVTNAPEDAAAIVEALIANPAVKHVNFTGSSRVGRIIGRLAGENLKPALLELGGKAPLIVLDDADIDGAVNAAIFGAFMNQGQICMSTERIIVDEKIADEFVAKLSARAAALPAGNPREHVVLGALVTPQAAEKMDRIMADATAKGAKIVAGGKRTGAIVEATVVDHVKPGMTIYEEESFGPVKPVIRVKGEEEAIRVANDTEYGLSSAVFSRDVQRAMRVADRIESGICHINGPTLNDEPQMPFGGVKASGYGRFGGKAAIAEFTDLRWITIEDSQQHYPF; encoded by the coding sequence ATGAACATCAATCTTCTTATCGACGGCGAAACAAAGGCTGCGGCCAGCGGACGGACCTTTGAACGGCTTGATCCGGTCACCGGCGCTGTTGCCTCGACCTCGGCTGCTGCCGGCATCGAGGATGCCAATGCCGCCGTTGCGTCTGCCGCCGTCGCCTTCGAAAGCTGGTCGAAGACCGGTCCTGGCGAGCGCCGTGCGCTTCTGATGAAGGCCGCCGACATCATGGATTCGAAGGCGGGCGCATTCATCGCCGCCATGATCGCCGAAACCGGCGCGACCGGCGGATGGGCCGGCTTCAACGTCATGCTGGCCGCCGGCATCATCCGCGAGGCGGCCGCCATGACGACCCATATCGGTGGAGAGATCATTCCCTCGAACAAGCCGAACACGCTCGCGATGGGCGTCTACAAGCCGAAGGGCGTCTGCCTCGGCATCGCGCCGTGGAACGCACCGGTGATCCTCGGCACGCGCGCGGTTGCGATGCCCGTCGCCTGCGGCAACACCGTTGTCCTCAAGGCCTCCGAACTTTGCCCGGCGGTGCACCGGCTCATCGGCGAATGCTTCAACGAGGCCGGCCTGCCGAAGGGCGTCGTCAACGTCGTGACCAACGCGCCGGAAGATGCAGCGGCAATCGTCGAGGCGCTGATCGCAAATCCCGCAGTCAAGCACGTCAACTTCACGGGCTCGTCGCGCGTCGGCCGCATCATCGGCCGGCTTGCTGGCGAAAACCTGAAGCCGGCGCTTCTCGAACTCGGCGGCAAGGCGCCGCTGATCGTGCTGGACGACGCCGATATCGACGGCGCGGTCAATGCTGCCATCTTCGGCGCGTTTATGAACCAGGGCCAGATCTGCATGTCGACCGAGCGCATCATCGTCGACGAGAAGATCGCCGACGAGTTCGTCGCCAAGCTGTCCGCCCGCGCTGCCGCCCTTCCGGCCGGCAATCCGCGCGAACATGTGGTGCTTGGCGCGCTCGTCACCCCGCAGGCGGCGGAAAAGATGGACCGGATCATGGCCGACGCGACCGCCAAGGGCGCGAAGATCGTCGCTGGCGGCAAGCGCACCGGCGCCATCGTCGAGGCGACCGTGGTCGATCACGTCAAGCCCGGCATGACGATCTACGAGGAGGAGTCCTTCGGTCCGGTCAAGCCGGTCATCCGCGTGAAGGGTGAGGAAGAGGCAATCCGCGTCGCCAACGACACCGAATACGGTCTGTCTTCGGCGGTTTTCAGCCGCGACGTGCAGCGCGCCATGCGGGTTGCCGACCGGATCGAGAGCGGCATTTGCCACATCAACGGTCCGACGCTGAACGATGAACCGCAGATGCCCTTCGGCGGCGTCAAGGCCTCCGGCTATGGCCGCTTCGGCGGCAAGGCGGCGATTGCGGAATTCACCGACCTGCGCTGGATCACCATCGAGGATTCCCAGCAGCACTATCCGTTCTGA
- a CDS encoding branched-chain amino acid transport system permease protein, translating into MLNQIAQAIVLGGYYALIACGLSFMLSVMRVINLAHGSLLVLGGYFLWYLGENYQVSPFVGLLALVPLLALIGWALQRFLLERSARGGELLPILTTFGLSIVLDNLLFEQFGADTRSLAPYIGDLAWDSFELPGDIYIGKIGVLTLVAAIVLLGGLQLFLSRTGTGKAIRATSEDPDTVGIVGIDARKASAIASAIAVGSIGLASAALGMRATFDAYAGGAQLLFAFEATIIGGASSLWGTLIGGIVLALAQTAGAAIHPQGFLIGGHLAFILVLFARFFFLPGEFTYRLRRIAGLAK; encoded by the coding sequence CGCGTCATCAACTTGGCGCATGGCAGCCTGCTGGTCCTTGGCGGCTACTTCCTCTGGTATCTCGGCGAGAATTACCAGGTCTCGCCCTTTGTCGGACTTCTCGCTCTGGTGCCGCTTCTGGCGCTGATCGGCTGGGCCTTGCAGCGTTTCCTGCTCGAGCGCAGCGCGCGCGGCGGCGAACTTCTCCCGATCCTCACCACGTTCGGCCTTTCGATCGTGCTCGACAATCTGCTCTTCGAACAATTCGGCGCGGATACCCGCTCGCTTGCACCCTATATCGGCGATCTCGCCTGGGACAGTTTCGAGCTACCCGGCGATATCTATATCGGCAAGATCGGCGTGCTGACGCTGGTGGCGGCGATCGTGCTTCTCGGCGGGCTGCAGCTCTTCCTGAGCCGCACCGGAACCGGCAAAGCCATCCGCGCGACGTCGGAAGACCCGGATACGGTGGGCATTGTCGGGATCGACGCCCGCAAGGCGAGCGCGATTGCCTCGGCCATCGCCGTCGGCTCGATCGGTTTGGCCAGTGCCGCGCTCGGCATGCGCGCCACGTTCGACGCCTATGCCGGCGGCGCGCAGCTGCTCTTCGCCTTTGAGGCGACGATCATCGGTGGCGCGAGCTCGCTCTGGGGCACGCTGATCGGCGGTATCGTGCTGGCGCTGGCACAGACGGCGGGGGCGGCGATCCATCCGCAGGGCTTCCTGATCGGCGGGCATCTGGCCTTCATCCTGGTTCTCTTTGCCCGCTTCTTTTTCCTGCCGGGCGAATTCACCTATCGGCTGAGACGCATTGCGGGGCTTGCGAAATGA
- a CDS encoding NAD(P)-dependent dehydrogenase, short-chain alcohol dehydrogenase family: MLFGKKIVITGVASGIGKRTAELAAQLGADVIGIDLKKPDVTVGHFVEGDIGSAAGVEAIAAALPHGIDALCNVAGISGKAGIVPTLAINFYGLRALSYAASAKIREGGSIVNVASIAGYGWRANLERAKKLVAVKGFPDVDAVLRAEGLHNEFGYPLSKELLLLWNMQAAHEPVFKDRGIRVNAVSPGPVETPILTQFREVLGNPRVDSDIERVGRAGTAEDIAPPVLFLCSDAARWINGANIPCDGGLEASINAEVLGF, translated from the coding sequence ATGCTTTTCGGCAAGAAAATCGTCATCACCGGCGTTGCGTCGGGGATCGGCAAGCGCACCGCAGAACTCGCTGCCCAACTCGGCGCGGATGTCATTGGCATCGACCTGAAGAAGCCCGACGTCACGGTCGGCCATTTCGTCGAGGGCGACATCGGCTCGGCGGCGGGCGTTGAGGCGATTGCCGCCGCCCTGCCGCACGGGATCGATGCGCTGTGCAACGTCGCCGGCATTTCCGGCAAGGCCGGGATCGTGCCGACGCTGGCGATTAATTTCTACGGTCTGCGCGCGCTTTCCTATGCCGCTTCGGCCAAGATCCGCGAGGGCGGCTCGATCGTGAACGTGGCGTCCATCGCCGGCTATGGCTGGCGGGCCAATCTGGAGCGGGCGAAGAAGCTGGTTGCGGTGAAAGGCTTCCCGGATGTCGATGCGGTTCTGCGGGCCGAGGGCCTGCATAACGAATTCGGCTATCCTCTGTCGAAGGAACTGCTGCTTCTATGGAACATGCAGGCAGCACACGAGCCGGTCTTCAAGGATCGCGGCATCCGCGTGAATGCGGTTAGCCCCGGTCCTGTCGAAACGCCGATCCTCACCCAGTTCCGCGAAGTGCTTGGCAATCCCCGTGTCGACAGCGACATCGAGCGCGTCGGCCGCGCCGGCACCGCTGAAGACATCGCGCCGCCTGTCCTCTTCCTCTGCTCGGATGCCGCACGCTGGATCAACGGCGCGAACATTCCCTGCGACGGCGGGCTTGAAGCGTCCATCAACGCCGAAGTTCTCGGCTTCTGA
- a CDS encoding DNA-binding transcriptional regulator, GntR family — protein sequence MDTAKAAEIPATLATSIYERLKSDILDTRLEPGRKLQLRFLIEHYDAGQTPLREALNRLTTEDLVVGKEQRGFFVKPVSLEELRELTKTRRWVEGLALKESMANATPEWEEALLVAHHRLDRTPRSLDPQRFEANPEWERLHKAMHVLLISNCGSRHLIGFCQQLAERLQRYRALSSRKAFRVRNVAQEHADIVKAVMQRDVEEAVRLLESHYDKTAEVILEDLEVDTASAAQG from the coding sequence ATGGACACGGCGAAAGCAGCAGAAATCCCCGCAACACTGGCGACGAGCATCTACGAGAGGCTGAAAAGCGACATCCTCGACACGCGGCTTGAGCCGGGTCGAAAGCTGCAATTGCGGTTCCTGATCGAGCACTATGATGCCGGCCAGACGCCGCTACGTGAAGCGCTCAACCGGCTCACGACCGAGGATCTTGTCGTCGGCAAGGAGCAGCGTGGTTTTTTCGTCAAGCCGGTAAGCCTTGAAGAATTGCGCGAGCTGACAAAAACCCGGCGGTGGGTTGAAGGTCTCGCATTGAAGGAATCGATGGCGAACGCAACGCCGGAGTGGGAGGAAGCACTTCTCGTTGCCCACCACAGACTGGACAGGACGCCGCGTTCGCTCGACCCGCAACGATTTGAAGCCAATCCGGAATGGGAGCGGCTTCACAAGGCCATGCATGTCCTGCTGATCAGCAATTGCGGATCGAGGCATCTCATAGGTTTCTGCCAGCAACTGGCGGAGAGACTGCAACGGTATCGGGCCTTGTCCAGCCGCAAGGCGTTCCGTGTCAGGAACGTCGCACAGGAACACGCGGACATCGTGAAGGCCGTCATGCAACGCGATGTGGAAGAGGCCGTGCGCCTGCTGGAATCGCATTACGACAAGACGGCTGAGGTGATCCTGGAGGATCTGGAGGTCGACACCGCGTCTGCTGCGCAAGGCTGA
- a CDS encoding Cupin domain protein, with protein sequence MSNNIADQQTKAVPYVLRQGEGQCFMVAGQVVRVLAGIDETVGGYGAMVCEATLDRQAIPLHYHEREHDTWFCTRGRLRIWADGISRMLTEGDFAYVRPNHVHSYQSIAPRTQFFGIVAPGGWEGFFESAGGEWSEPGLPPVNHPFDFSRMGGAMQRFGVMRVPDAVYADVSSGDATDRVLPEEPRSYVLQAGYGKRCRLNAHLSTQIMAPKLSDGCIDMRTIEAGRGAKMPTIQHDRTHLSLYLLEGRLRLVLDGDVHELEAGDFANIPAGTGYSTEVLSGHARWLLTAAHGSGLNFWDDLGQPTEEFTFAVQAEASTKPFENCHLPDVKIAAL encoded by the coding sequence ATGTCGAACAACATCGCCGATCAGCAGACAAAAGCCGTTCCTTACGTGCTTCGCCAAGGTGAGGGGCAGTGCTTCATGGTGGCGGGACAGGTTGTTCGCGTCCTGGCTGGCATTGACGAAACGGTGGGCGGCTATGGCGCCATGGTTTGCGAAGCGACGCTCGATCGCCAGGCGATCCCTTTGCATTATCACGAGCGTGAGCACGACACCTGGTTCTGCACCCGAGGCCGCTTGCGGATCTGGGCTGACGGCATTTCGCGCATGCTGACGGAAGGGGACTTTGCCTATGTTCGCCCCAACCATGTTCATTCCTACCAATCCATCGCGCCGCGCACCCAGTTCTTCGGCATCGTAGCGCCCGGCGGCTGGGAAGGCTTTTTCGAGAGCGCCGGTGGCGAATGGAGCGAACCCGGTCTGCCGCCGGTCAATCATCCCTTCGACTTTTCCCGCATGGGCGGGGCGATGCAGCGCTTCGGCGTCATGCGTGTGCCGGATGCCGTCTATGCGGACGTCTCCTCGGGGGACGCGACGGACCGGGTCCTGCCGGAGGAACCCCGGTCCTATGTGCTGCAGGCCGGTTACGGAAAACGCTGCCGCCTGAACGCCCATCTCTCGACGCAGATCATGGCGCCGAAGCTTTCCGACGGCTGCATCGACATGCGGACGATCGAGGCCGGGCGCGGCGCGAAAATGCCCACGATCCAGCACGACCGGACCCATCTGAGCCTCTACCTGCTGGAGGGCAGGTTGCGTCTTGTGCTCGATGGCGACGTCCACGAACTCGAAGCGGGTGATTTCGCGAACATTCCGGCCGGGACAGGCTATTCGACCGAAGTCTTGTCCGGTCACGCACGCTGGCTGCTCACCGCAGCGCATGGATCGGGCCTCAACTTCTGGGATGACCTCGGTCAGCCCACCGAGGAGTTCACCTTTGCTGTTCAGGCGGAGGCCAGCACCAAGCCCTTTGAAAACTGCCATCTGCCCGACGTGAAGATAGCCGCCCTGTAA
- a CDS encoding catechol 2,3-dioxygenase, whose translation MTKFPVSALRSVEISTPDLAGSVDFYTRVWGLEKVAEQGGKIFLAATGDDFHVLELKAGATSQLCKITFRAGSLEDLSALLQRAVEAGCVMMRELGPADGPAGGTRFVIREPQGCVMEFVHGDTRKPGAEVANKVLRLAHVNINSASIEDLSSFYQQVLGFQLTDRSKMMAFLRCNDDHHAVVLAEAPVNGLNHIAFLMPDLESVMRGSGLVVDKGCPIGWGVGRHGPGDNVFAYFVDPHGVVIEYTAEVLQVDDSYRVKGPDEWVWPPGRTDHWGIAPPKSEACKKAQVSVPFAGA comes from the coding sequence ATGACGAAGTTTCCTGTATCGGCCCTGCGCAGTGTCGAAATCTCGACCCCCGATCTTGCGGGTTCCGTGGATTTTTACACGCGGGTCTGGGGTCTCGAAAAAGTGGCGGAGCAAGGGGGAAAGATTTTCCTCGCCGCCACAGGCGACGATTTCCATGTCCTGGAACTGAAAGCGGGTGCCACGTCGCAGCTGTGCAAGATCACCTTCCGGGCTGGCTCGCTTGAAGATCTTTCTGCCCTTTTGCAGCGCGCTGTAGAGGCCGGTTGTGTCATGATGCGCGAGCTTGGGCCGGCGGACGGCCCTGCCGGCGGCACACGCTTCGTCATCCGCGAGCCGCAGGGTTGCGTCATGGAATTTGTCCACGGCGACACGCGAAAGCCGGGTGCCGAGGTTGCAAACAAGGTGCTGCGGCTCGCGCATGTCAACATCAACAGCGCGTCCATCGAGGACTTGTCGAGCTTCTACCAGCAGGTGCTCGGTTTCCAGCTGACCGACCGTTCCAAGATGATGGCCTTCCTGCGATGCAATGACGATCACCACGCCGTGGTGCTGGCGGAGGCGCCGGTCAACGGCCTGAACCATATCGCGTTCCTGATGCCGGATCTGGAATCCGTGATGCGCGGGTCCGGTCTTGTTGTCGACAAGGGGTGCCCCATTGGCTGGGGCGTCGGGCGGCACGGTCCGGGCGACAACGTCTTCGCCTATTTTGTCGATCCCCATGGCGTCGTGATCGAATATACCGCCGAAGTTCTGCAGGTCGACGACAGCTACCGCGTCAAGGGCCCCGACGAATGGGTCTGGCCTCCCGGCCGCACCGATCATTGGGGGATCGCGCCTCCCAAAAGCGAAGCCTGCAAGAAGGCTCAGGTCTCCGTCCCCTTCGCCGGCGCCTGA
- a CDS encoding aminocarboxymuconate-semialdehyde decarboxylase, whose product MSGSAGRRLISDGCACCGVDVHCHVVPRHFPPAMQGRSRGWPSMEAASECHATVMIDNKPYRTVSDACWVAARRIEEMDKAGIAVQALSAMPELFGYWLDADIAHELVRHVNDVIADLVREGQGRFVGLAGVALQDTDLAIAELHRAMNEFGFRGVQIGSNVNGKVIGDPQFFPFFAEAERLGAAVFVHAVRPTGMDRVIGPAALQQALGYPTDVGLAAASAITGGLLTQFPRLKIAFSHGAGTLMSLLPRLEQAYHTFPALQETIAQSPAELARKLYVDSLVFDTAILQRLVTVFGEDRVLIGTDFPFNFREADPVARIEAVFGQTDVWEKLVFSNARTFLALDEASK is encoded by the coding sequence ATGAGTGGTTCCGCAGGTCGGCGATTGATCTCAGACGGTTGCGCCTGCTGCGGCGTGGATGTGCATTGTCATGTCGTCCCGCGGCACTTTCCGCCCGCTATGCAGGGACGTTCGCGCGGTTGGCCCTCCATGGAGGCTGCGTCCGAGTGCCATGCCACCGTGATGATCGACAACAAGCCTTACCGGACCGTCAGCGACGCCTGCTGGGTCGCTGCCCGGCGCATCGAGGAAATGGACAAGGCCGGTATTGCCGTGCAGGCGCTGTCAGCCATGCCGGAGCTCTTCGGTTACTGGTTGGATGCCGATATCGCGCATGAACTGGTCCGCCATGTGAATGATGTCATCGCCGATCTGGTGAGGGAGGGGCAGGGAAGGTTTGTCGGGTTGGCAGGGGTCGCCTTGCAGGATACGGACCTGGCCATCGCCGAACTTCATCGCGCCATGAACGAGTTTGGTTTTCGCGGCGTCCAGATCGGTAGCAACGTCAATGGAAAGGTGATCGGCGACCCGCAGTTCTTCCCCTTCTTTGCCGAGGCCGAGCGCCTGGGCGCGGCCGTCTTTGTGCACGCCGTACGCCCGACCGGCATGGACAGGGTGATCGGACCTGCCGCTCTTCAGCAGGCGCTGGGTTATCCCACCGATGTCGGCCTCGCCGCCGCGTCGGCGATCACCGGTGGGCTTCTGACGCAATTCCCGCGTCTGAAGATTGCCTTCAGCCACGGTGCGGGGACCCTGATGTCGCTGTTGCCCCGACTGGAGCAGGCCTATCATACCTTCCCGGCGCTGCAGGAAACCATCGCCCAGTCGCCGGCCGAACTGGCCAGAAAGCTTTATGTCGACAGTCTGGTATTCGATACCGCAATCTTGCAGCGGCTCGTGACGGTCTTCGGCGAAGACCGTGTGCTGATCGGTACCGATTTTCCGTTCAATTTCCGCGAAGCCGATCCGGTCGCTCGTATCGAAGCGGTCTTCGGTCAAACGGACGTCTGGGAGAAGCTCGTGTTCTCCAACGCCCGCACCTTCCTGGCTCTGGATGAGGCATCCAAATGA